The sequence below is a genomic window from Halolamina litorea.
AAAGCGGCGCCTCGACGCGGACGTCGGCGCCGCCAACGTTCGGCGTGTACTTCGGCAGGATCGCGTCGCCGACGAACGCCTCGCGTCGGCCGTCCCGTTCGACGGCGAAGGCGGTCAGGCCCGCGGCGTGGCCCGGGAGGTGGACCGCCTCCATCTCCAGGCCGTTCACCGCGAAGGTGTCCCCGCCGGTGAAGGGCGTCACGTCGACCGGGTCGCCGCGGAGGTCCGCGTGCCCATCGAGGAAGCTGAGTAGCTCCTCGCGGGGGCCGTCGGGAAGCTGCCACGCCTCCAGCATCTCCTGTTGGCGCGTGTGCTCCTCGGCCAGTGACGCCTCGTCGCCGGCGATCAGCGGCGCGTCCGCCTCGTGGGCGTGGACCGTCGCGCCGCTCGCTTGCTGGATCATCCCCGCCAACCCAGAGTGGTCGTAGTGCCAGTGGGTCAGGAACAGTCGGTCCACGTCGGCGGGCGTGACACCGTGGTCGGCCAGCCCGTCGATCAGTTCCGTCCGCGTCGGCTCCGTGGCGACACCGGCGTCGACGAGCACGGTCTCCTCCCCCTGCAGGAGGTAGACGTTGTTCTGCCCCTCGAAGACGGTGTTCCCGAGCCGGATACGCTCCATGGAGGCTCTCCTCGGGCGGCGACAAAGAGGGTTCCCACTCGGGACGGGCGGGCGTCCCGTCGGCTGGCTGTCGGGTCGTGGCGGTAGATTCAAACACGGACTGTTCGTAGGCCGTGGCATGCCGGCGGACCTCTACGACGTTCTCGGGACCTCCGACGACGCCTCCGCCGAGGAGCTGAAGGGGGCCTACCGGGAGCGCGTCCGGGAGTACCATCCAGACGTGAACGACCATCCCGAGGGGGACGCCCAG
It includes:
- a CDS encoding MBL fold metallo-hydrolase; this encodes MERIRLGNTVFEGQNNVYLLQGEETVLVDAGVATEPTRTELIDGLADHGVTPADVDRLFLTHWHYDHSGLAGMIQQASGATVHAHEADAPLIAGDEASLAEEHTRQQEMLEAWQLPDGPREELLSFLDGHADLRGDPVDVTPFTGGDTFAVNGLEMEAVHLPGHAAGLTAFAVERDGRREAFVGDAILPKYTPNVGGADVRVEAPLSQYTDSLVEIVERDWDRALPGHRDPIEDPAGRAREILEHHRERTGNVVDVLERHGACDVWTVSHHLFGELETIHILHGPGEAFAHLDHLERHGIVEHEATDYRLVADDPDLDALFPSP